The genomic region CTCTGTCTTTAGCTGCGCGTCGCATACTTAACAAAACATAGCCTTCATCAAGCTCTGGCTCTAATACACTAACCGTAACCTTGCTACCGACCTCGAGCTTTTGGGCGCCACTTATCTCGCGACGAAAGACGACACCCACACCATTAGCGCCAAGATCTATCCAGACCTCTTGCTTCTTGATATCGGTTACTACGCCGTCTATGACGTCACCTGTTTTTAATTGTTTGATTGTTGATGACTCTAATAGTTCATCCATTGTTATGGCTTTAGACACGTCTAAAAACCTCCTTATAATGTATTTTCTTGTCAGGAATACTTAAACACAAACTTATTGTTGCGTATACCTGGAAGATTACCGTAATTATATCTGTTAACTAACAAAAAGTAAAGTATTCTAATTCATGCGCTATGCATTTTTATGATAGTATATACGTATTAAGGTTTAAAACTGTTGAGGGGAATTTCTTAGGAATGTTTTTAGCGATTGATGTTGGGGGCACAAAAACATTAGTAGCAGTCTTCACTAATGATGGAAAACTTAAACAGACCATAAAGCTCAAAACACCTAAAGATTATGCTAAGTTTATTGGGGCAGTTCATGCTACAGTTAGTCGTCTTGATAACTATAAGTTTCAACAAGCATGCGTAGCCATACCAGGAAAAATAGATCGAAACTCTGGTGTAGGATTAGCATTCGGTAATCTAGATTGGAAAAATGTAAATATTAAACAGGACTTAAAGAAGTTTATCTCTTGCCCAATAGTAATTGAGAATGACGCAAACTTAGCTGGTTTATACGAAGCAAGAAACATCAAAAATGATTATAATCGTGTATTATTTTTGACTGTAAGTACTGGTATTGGGTCAGGTATTATCATAGACGATATTATTGATTCAGATTTTCAAGATAGTGAAGCTGGTCATATGATGGTCCAGTTTGGTGACAACATGATTCCATGGGAAGATGTAGCATCTGGTAGTGCAATCAAAGCTAAGTATAATAAAATGGCTAAAGATATCACCGACCGTCAAATCTGGAAGGATATCAGTTTTCGTTTGGCTATAGGGATCATGAATCTCAT from Candidatus Nomurabacteria bacterium harbors:
- a CDS encoding ROK family protein, producing the protein MHFYDSIYVLRFKTVEGNFLGMFLAIDVGGTKTLVAVFTNDGKLKQTIKLKTPKDYAKFIGAVHATVSRLDNYKFQQACVAIPGKIDRNSGVGLAFGNLDWKNVNIKQDLKKFISCPIVIENDANLAGLYEARNIKNDYNRVLFLTVSTGIGSGIIIDDIIDSDFQDSEAGHMMVQFGDNMIPWEDVASGSAIKAKYNKMAKDITDRQIWKDISFRLAIGIMNLIATIQPEVIVIGGGVGTHFNKFKTPLNQALKKMSTPLTPIPPIIQANKPEEAVIYGCYEMAKDTYGQANK